One window of the Sulfitobacter alexandrii genome contains the following:
- the ruvA gene encoding Holliday junction branch migration protein RuvA — MIGKITGVIDYRAPDHVLIDVRGVGYLVFCSERTLSALPGAGEVVALYTDLVVREDLMQLFGFQTLAEKEWHRLLTSVQGVGAKASLAILGALGPDGVSRAIALGDWNAVKAAKGVGPKIAQRVVQELKDKAPGVMAMGGTPARAHGDAQAEVIEPSAGRPARAAPAASSAQADALSALGNLGYGPGDAAGAVAQAAGDMPDADTPALIRAALKLLAPKG; from the coding sequence ATGATCGGAAAGATCACCGGCGTGATCGATTACCGCGCACCCGATCACGTACTGATCGACGTGCGCGGGGTCGGCTATCTCGTCTTCTGCTCGGAACGGACCCTTTCCGCCTTGCCCGGCGCGGGCGAGGTCGTGGCGCTCTATACCGATCTCGTGGTCCGCGAGGACCTGATGCAGCTCTTCGGCTTCCAGACTTTGGCCGAGAAGGAGTGGCACCGCCTGCTGACATCTGTGCAGGGCGTGGGTGCCAAGGCGTCTCTCGCGATCCTCGGGGCGCTGGGGCCGGACGGGGTGAGCCGGGCCATCGCGCTGGGCGACTGGAACGCGGTCAAGGCGGCAAAGGGGGTCGGTCCGAAAATCGCGCAGCGCGTGGTGCAGGAGCTCAAGGACAAGGCGCCCGGCGTGATGGCCATGGGCGGCACGCCGGCCCGGGCCCACGGCGACGCGCAGGCCGAGGTGATCGAGCCGTCCGCAGGCCGGCCGGCACGGGCAGCGCCGGCCGCCAGTTCGGCACAGGCGGATGCATTGTCCGCGCTCGGCAACCTCGGCTACGGGCCGGGTGACGCGGCGGGCGCGGTGGCGCAGGCGGCGGGGGACATGCCCGATGCCGATACGCCCGCCCTGATCCGCGCGGCGTTGAAACTGCTGGCGCCGAAGGGGTAG
- the ruvC gene encoding crossover junction endodeoxyribonuclease RuvC — translation MIRVIGIDPGLRNLGWGIIDVSGPRLSHVANGVIVSQGDDLARRLLSLHAQLTRVLVTYRPQSAAVEQTFVNKDGAGTLKLGQARGIAMLVPAQAGLEVGEYAPNTVKKTVVGVGHADKGQVAHMVRMQLPGIEIAGPDAADALAIAICHAHHGGASGLAAAVARASA, via the coding sequence ATGATACGGGTAATTGGCATCGATCCGGGGCTGCGCAACCTGGGATGGGGGATCATCGACGTGTCCGGGCCGCGGCTGTCGCACGTGGCGAACGGGGTGATCGTGTCACAGGGCGATGATCTGGCGCGGCGGCTCCTGTCGCTGCATGCCCAGCTGACGCGGGTACTGGTCACCTACCGCCCGCAGTCCGCAGCGGTGGAGCAGACCTTCGTCAACAAGGACGGTGCCGGCACGCTCAAGCTGGGGCAGGCGCGGGGGATCGCGATGCTGGTGCCGGCGCAGGCGGGGCTGGAGGTGGGCGAATACGCGCCCAACACGGTCAAGAAAACGGTGGTCGGCGTGGGGCACGCCGACAAGGGCCAGGTGGCGCACATGGTTCGGATGCAATTGCCGGGGATCGAGATCGCCGGCCCCGATGCGGCGGATGCACTGGCCATCGCGATCTGCCACGCGCATCACGGGGGCGCCTCGGGGCTGGCCGCCGCCGTGGCACGGGCCAGCGCATGA
- a CDS encoding DUF1127 domain-containing protein, translated as MAAFDTTRTAYGSTSAVSRFFAGLTSVASTVAAWNDARATRRALSSLTDRELDDIGLVRGDIDMVAQSNLIR; from the coding sequence ATGGCAGCTTTCGACACCACCCGCACCGCATACGGCTCCACCAGCGCCGTTTCCCGTTTCTTCGCCGGTCTGACGTCCGTCGCCTCAACGGTCGCCGCCTGGAACGACGCCCGCGCAACCCGCCGGGCCCTGTCTTCGCTCACCGACCGCGAACTCGACGACATCGGCCTCGTCCGGGGCGACATCGACATGGTTGCACAGTCCAACCTGATCCGCTGA
- a CDS encoding 50S ribosomal protein L11 methyltransferase: MPTFTALTTLEGRTPAYKLGEAMEAMTPEPTGVGVFEMEDGSGLWEVGAYFEEAPDDASLAVLAAAMGAKPFVVSELPETDWVAHVRRELAPVEAGRFFVYGSHDADKVPEGVEPLLIEAAMAFGTGHHGTTLGCLRALDLLATGGFEGRNVADIGCGTAVLAMAAARIWPHTVLASDIDAVAVEVAEANVAANGLTGRVRCIEAAGFGHPDLVAAAPFDLVFANILKGPLVALAPDMADSLQPGGYAILSGILNEQAGEVIEVYARHGVNLVQRQSIVDWTTLTLQKIT; the protein is encoded by the coding sequence ATGCCCACTTTCACCGCCCTCACCACCCTCGAAGGTCGCACGCCCGCCTACAAGCTGGGCGAGGCGATGGAAGCGATGACACCCGAACCCACCGGTGTCGGCGTGTTCGAGATGGAAGACGGATCCGGCCTGTGGGAGGTCGGCGCCTATTTCGAGGAAGCGCCAGACGACGCGAGCCTCGCGGTGCTGGCGGCGGCGATGGGGGCCAAGCCCTTCGTCGTGTCCGAACTGCCGGAAACCGACTGGGTCGCCCATGTCCGGCGCGAACTGGCCCCGGTCGAGGCCGGCCGTTTCTTTGTCTACGGCAGCCATGACGCGGACAAGGTACCCGAGGGGGTCGAGCCGCTGCTGATCGAGGCGGCGATGGCCTTTGGTACGGGGCACCATGGCACCACGCTGGGCTGTCTGCGGGCGCTGGACCTGCTGGCGACGGGTGGTTTCGAAGGGCGGAACGTGGCTGACATCGGCTGTGGCACCGCGGTGCTGGCCATGGCCGCCGCGCGCATCTGGCCGCACACGGTACTGGCAAGCGACATCGACGCCGTCGCGGTGGAGGTGGCGGAGGCGAATGTGGCGGCAAATGGGCTGACCGGCCGCGTACGCTGCATCGAAGCGGCGGGCTTCGGCCATCCCGATCTCGTGGCCGCAGCCCCCTTCGACCTCGTCTTCGCCAACATTCTAAAGGGGCCGCTTGTCGCGCTGGCGCCCGACATGGCCGATTCGCTGCAGCCCGGCGGATACGCGATTCTGTCCGGCATTCTCAACGAACAGGCCGGCGAGGTGATCGAGGTTTATGCACGCCATGGCGTCAATCTGGTCCAGCGGCAGAGCATTGTCGACTGGACGACCCTAACGCTGCAAAAAATCACCTAA
- a CDS encoding MATE family efflux transporter: protein MAAQGRFLTGGTMGHVVRMTATGALGITFVFLVDAANLLWISQLGDPQLVAAIGFAYAVQFFSVSIAVGLMIATTAVISRSIGAGAHAQARRQASAGAVIAACVLTLVVVAIVGFRHELVGLAGATGETARLAARYLAITIPSLIPMSASLACSGVLRAHGYGAKAMYVTLFSGVVLLVLDPILIFYLGWGLDGAAIGLVLFRFSLLGLALYFSVVQLGLLDRPRLRTLRNIAGPFAAVAVPAVATQMSTPAGNYFLTIVMAQFGDDAMAAWAVIGRLTVVVFGGIFSLSGAIGGIFGQNYGAGQMSRVRSTYRDALIFCAIYTLAAWGLLLAATPQVIALFGLEGRGAEVLHAFTLVGVGGFVFIGALFVSNAAFNNLGRAGRSTLVNWVKDGLLSWPAAALLAAGFGAQGVIYGQALAGAVVGIAAATWGWFYVRSLSGPVGAPLDPVPPQPYPNIDKHRRR from the coding sequence ATGGCGGCGCAGGGTCGTTTCCTGACCGGCGGCACCATGGGCCACGTGGTGCGCATGACCGCGACCGGCGCACTGGGCATCACTTTTGTCTTCCTGGTCGACGCGGCCAACCTGCTGTGGATCTCGCAACTGGGCGATCCGCAACTGGTGGCAGCGATCGGGTTCGCCTATGCGGTCCAGTTCTTTTCGGTGTCCATCGCCGTGGGGCTGATGATCGCGACCACTGCCGTGATCTCGCGCAGCATCGGGGCAGGCGCCCATGCACAGGCCCGGCGTCAGGCATCGGCGGGGGCCGTGATCGCCGCCTGCGTCCTGACGCTGGTGGTCGTGGCGATCGTCGGCTTCCGGCACGAGCTTGTCGGACTTGCGGGGGCGACCGGCGAAACCGCCCGGCTGGCGGCGCGGTATCTTGCGATCACCATCCCGTCGCTGATCCCGATGTCGGCCTCGCTGGCCTGTTCGGGGGTTCTGCGCGCGCATGGCTACGGGGCCAAGGCGATGTACGTGACGCTGTTCTCAGGCGTGGTGCTGCTGGTGCTGGATCCGATCCTGATCTTCTACCTCGGTTGGGGGCTGGACGGGGCGGCCATCGGGCTGGTCCTGTTCAGGTTCAGCCTGCTTGGGCTGGCGCTCTACTTTTCCGTGGTCCAGTTGGGGCTGCTGGACCGCCCCCGCCTGCGGACCCTGCGCAATATCGCGGGGCCCTTCGCCGCCGTCGCCGTGCCTGCTGTGGCGACGCAGATGTCCACCCCGGCAGGCAACTATTTCCTGACCATCGTCATGGCGCAGTTCGGCGATGACGCCATGGCCGCATGGGCCGTGATCGGGCGGCTGACCGTCGTGGTCTTCGGGGGCATCTTCTCGCTTTCGGGCGCCATCGGCGGCATCTTCGGCCAGAACTACGGTGCCGGACAGATGAGCCGGGTGCGTAGCACCTACCGGGACGCCCTGATATTCTGTGCCATCTACACGCTGGCGGCCTGGGGGTTGCTTCTGGCCGCGACGCCGCAGGTCATCGCCCTGTTCGGGCTGGAAGGGCGCGGTGCGGAGGTGCTGCACGCCTTCACGCTGGTCGGTGTCGGCGGTTTCGTCTTCATCGGGGCGCTGTTCGTGTCCAACGCGGCCTTCAACAACCTGGGCCGCGCGGGCCGTTCCACGCTGGTGAACTGGGTCAAGGACGGCCTGTTGAGCTGGCCCGCCGCGGCGCTGCTGGCGGCGGGCTTCGGCGCGCAGGGCGTCATCTATGGGCAGGCGCTTGCGGGCGCGGTGGTCGGGATCGCGGCGGCGACCTGGGGATGGTTCTACGTCAGGAGCCTGAGCGGCCCGGTGGGGGCCCCCCTTGACCCGGTACCGCCGCAGCCCTACCCGAACATCGACAAACACCGGAGACGCTGA
- a CDS encoding MFS transporter codes for MTQYVTLEDAKRQPFWRRPVALLFLMALAMPIAFNTWSALLNNFVIEVADFDGSDIGLLHTVREIPGFLAVGVIAIIIFVREQVLGLVSLALLGAATAVTAWFPSMGGILTITMLSSIGFHYYETVNQSLQLQWLKIEDAPRMLGWLLAAGSFATLVAYLAIMALWETLGLSYDTVYLAGGGVTLVIAVFAMLAYPQFEAPTPQIKKMVLRRRYWLYYAMQFMAGARRQIFVVFAGFMMVERFGYEVHQITALYLVNLIANMILAPLMGRAVGHFGERRTLGFEYIGLVCVFLAYGGVYYLGWGVVVAAGLYVLDHLFFGLALALKTYFQKIADPADIAPTAAVAFTINHIAAVFLPVLLGLLWLVSPAAVFFLAAGMAAISFGLAMLIPRHPMPGNETIFASAVPQAAE; via the coding sequence ATGACCCAATACGTGACCCTCGAAGATGCAAAGCGTCAGCCCTTCTGGCGGCGGCCCGTTGCACTGCTCTTTCTCATGGCGCTGGCGATGCCGATCGCCTTCAACACGTGGTCCGCGCTGCTGAACAACTTCGTCATCGAGGTGGCCGATTTCGACGGATCGGATATCGGGCTGCTGCACACCGTGCGCGAGATACCCGGCTTTCTCGCCGTGGGGGTGATCGCGATCATCATCTTCGTGCGCGAACAGGTGCTGGGGCTGGTGTCGCTGGCACTGCTGGGGGCGGCGACGGCGGTGACCGCATGGTTTCCGTCGATGGGCGGTATCCTGACGATCACCATGCTGTCGTCGATCGGGTTCCACTACTACGAGACGGTCAACCAGTCCCTTCAGCTGCAGTGGCTGAAGATCGAGGACGCGCCGCGGATGCTGGGCTGGCTGCTCGCGGCCGGCTCCTTCGCGACGCTGGTGGCCTACCTCGCCATCATGGCCCTGTGGGAGACGCTGGGGCTGAGCTACGACACCGTCTACCTGGCCGGCGGCGGGGTCACGCTGGTGATCGCGGTCTTCGCCATGCTGGCCTATCCCCAGTTCGAGGCGCCGACACCCCAGATCAAGAAGATGGTGCTCCGCCGCCGCTACTGGCTCTACTACGCGATGCAGTTCATGGCCGGTGCGCGACGGCAGATCTTCGTCGTTTTCGCGGGGTTCATGATGGTCGAACGCTTCGGCTACGAGGTGCACCAGATCACCGCGCTCTACCTCGTCAACCTGATCGCGAACATGATCCTCGCGCCGCTGATGGGGCGCGCGGTCGGACATTTCGGAGAGCGCCGCACGCTGGGGTTCGAGTACATCGGGCTGGTCTGCGTCTTTCTGGCCTACGGCGGTGTCTACTACCTCGGCTGGGGCGTGGTGGTGGCGGCAGGGCTTTACGTGCTGGACCACCTCTTCTTCGGGCTGGCGCTGGCGCTCAAGACCTATTTCCAGAAGATCGCCGACCCGGCCGACATCGCGCCCACCGCGGCGGTGGCATTCACCATCAATCATATCGCGGCGGTCTTCCTGCCGGTGCTGCTGGGGCTGCTGTGGCTCGTCTCGCCCGCGGCGGTGTTCTTTCTGGCGGCCGGTATGGCGGCGATCTCGTTCGGGCTGGCAATGCTGATCCCGCGTCATCCGATGCCAGGGAACGAGACGATCTTTGCCAGCGCGGTGCCCCAGGCGGCGGAGTGA
- a CDS encoding primosomal protein N' has protein sequence MDEPEYFDQGDLVAVMTTQPLGRALDYRAPEGGCHLGAFVEVPLGPRKVLGVVWGAGQGDYDLSKIRSVIRVLDAAPMREEMRSFLARAAAYTLTPMPAMLRLATRAPGLGDPPSMRKVYRRGGAEPDRMTDARRRVLESLAQYGDLAFTLKELAELAGVTPSVVKGLVGQGAILEEDSPRDLPFARLDPDLPGKALTADQAAGAAALAEAVRSGAYGTTLLRGVTGSGKTEVYLEAVAATLRAGRQALVLLPEIALTEQFLHRVEARFGAKPAEWHSGATMTERRRIWRMVGQGQAQLVIGARSALFLPYRDLGLIVVDEEHDTSYKQEDGVLYHARDMAVLRASICGAQVVLASATPSLETWANVEAGKYRRLELTSRFGEAVMPRMGAIDMRAEGLPADRWVSPALKREVDERLARGEQAMLFINRRGYAPVTLCRACGHQIGCDQCDARMVEHRFLKRLVCHQCGESKPMPHVCPSCEAEDRLAPVGPGVERLGEEAAALWPDARVAVLSSDMYGSARALKAEIAGIAQGAADIVIGTQLVAKGHNFPKLTLVGVIDADLGLQGSDLRAAERTFQLMRQVAGRAGRAEAPGVALLQTYQPEHPVIRAILAGDEEAFWSAEAQERRQAGVPPYGRMAGIILSGPDVAQVFDAGNLLAQRDAPIRRIGAQVFGPAPAPIARVRGRHRVRLLVKADKSAPLQEALSVWVAQVKLKGDLRLSVDIDPQSFY, from the coding sequence GTGGACGAACCGGAATACTTCGATCAGGGCGATCTCGTCGCGGTGATGACCACCCAGCCACTGGGGCGGGCCCTTGACTATCGCGCGCCCGAAGGGGGCTGTCACCTTGGCGCCTTCGTCGAGGTACCGCTGGGGCCGCGCAAGGTGCTTGGCGTGGTCTGGGGCGCGGGGCAGGGCGACTACGACCTGTCGAAGATCCGATCGGTCATCCGGGTGCTGGATGCCGCTCCGATGCGCGAGGAGATGCGCAGCTTCCTTGCGCGGGCGGCGGCCTATACGCTGACGCCGATGCCCGCGATGCTGCGCCTGGCCACCCGTGCGCCGGGGTTGGGCGATCCGCCGTCGATGCGCAAGGTCTACCGGCGCGGCGGGGCGGAACCTGACCGCATGACGGACGCGCGGCGGCGGGTGCTGGAAAGTCTGGCCCAATACGGCGACCTCGCCTTCACCCTCAAGGAACTGGCGGAGCTGGCCGGTGTCACGCCGTCGGTGGTCAAGGGATTGGTAGGGCAGGGCGCGATCCTGGAAGAGGACAGCCCGCGCGATCTGCCGTTCGCCCGGCTGGACCCGGATTTGCCGGGCAAGGCGCTGACCGCGGATCAGGCGGCAGGGGCCGCGGCGCTGGCCGAAGCGGTACGGTCGGGCGCCTACGGGACGACCCTGCTGCGCGGGGTGACGGGGTCTGGCAAGACCGAGGTCTATCTCGAAGCGGTCGCGGCCACCCTGCGTGCGGGGCGGCAGGCGCTTGTGCTACTGCCCGAGATTGCCCTGACCGAACAGTTCCTGCACCGCGTGGAGGCGCGCTTTGGCGCCAAACCTGCGGAATGGCATTCCGGCGCCACGATGACCGAACGCCGCCGCATCTGGCGCATGGTGGGGCAGGGGCAGGCGCAACTGGTCATCGGGGCACGGTCGGCCCTGTTCCTGCCGTATCGGGATCTGGGGCTGATCGTCGTCGACGAGGAACATGACACGTCCTACAAGCAGGAGGACGGGGTGCTTTACCACGCCCGAGACATGGCCGTGCTGCGCGCGTCGATCTGCGGCGCGCAGGTCGTTCTGGCCAGCGCCACCCCCTCGCTCGAGACCTGGGCGAACGTGGAGGCGGGCAAGTACCGCAGGCTCGAACTGACCTCGCGCTTCGGGGAGGCGGTCATGCCCCGCATGGGCGCGATCGACATGCGCGCCGAGGGGCTGCCTGCCGACCGCTGGGTGTCGCCTGCGCTGAAACGCGAAGTCGACGAGCGACTGGCGCGGGGCGAGCAGGCGATGCTGTTCATCAACCGGCGGGGCTATGCGCCGGTGACGCTGTGCCGGGCTTGCGGGCACCAGATCGGCTGCGACCAGTGCGATGCGCGGATGGTGGAGCACCGGTTTCTCAAGCGGCTGGTCTGCCACCAGTGCGGCGAAAGCAAGCCGATGCCGCATGTCTGCCCCTCCTGCGAGGCGGAGGACCGTCTGGCCCCGGTGGGACCGGGGGTCGAAAGGCTGGGCGAGGAGGCCGCCGCGCTCTGGCCGGACGCGCGGGTGGCGGTGCTGTCTTCCGACATGTACGGCTCTGCCCGGGCGCTCAAGGCCGAGATCGCGGGCATCGCCCAGGGCGCGGCGGATATCGTCATCGGCACGCAGCTGGTGGCCAAGGGGCACAATTTTCCCAAGCTGACCCTTGTTGGTGTGATCGACGCGGATCTGGGGCTGCAGGGCTCGGACCTGCGGGCGGCGGAACGGACGTTCCAGTTGATGCGGCAGGTGGCGGGCCGGGCGGGGCGGGCCGAGGCGCCGGGCGTCGCCCTGCTGCAGACCTACCAGCCCGAACATCCGGTGATCCGCGCGATTCTCGCGGGGGACGAAGAGGCCTTCTGGTCCGCCGAGGCGCAGGAGCGGCGGCAGGCCGGGGTGCCCCCCTATGGCCGGATGGCCGGCATCATCCTGTCGGGCCCCGACGTCGCGCAGGTGTTCGACGCGGGCAACCTGCTGGCGCAGCGGGACGCGCCGATCAGGCGCATCGGCGCACAGGTCTTCGGCCCCGCCCCTGCGCCGATCGCGCGGGTCCGTGGCCGGCACCGTGTCCGCCTGCTGGTCAAGGCCGACAAGTCCGCCCCGCTTCAGGAAGCGCTTTCCGTCTGGGTGGCGCAGGTGAAGCTGAAGGGCGACCTGCGCCTATCCGTGGATATCGACCCTCAAAGCTTCTACTGA
- the fsa gene encoding fructose-6-phosphate aldolase — protein sequence MKFFVDTAQIDAIAELNELGMVDGVTTNPSLILKSGRDIIEVTREICEMVTGPVSAEVVALDADTMIAEGRKLAEIADNITIKLPLTWDGLKACKILSGEGRMVNVTLCFSANQALLAAKAGATFISPFIGRLDDIHLDGMDLIHDIRTIYDNYGFETNILAASIRSVNHVHECALAGADVMTAPPDVIKKLAFHPLTDKGLDQFTKDWEKTGQKIL from the coding sequence ATGAAATTTTTCGTAGACACCGCGCAAATCGACGCGATCGCCGAGTTGAACGAGCTGGGCATGGTCGACGGGGTCACGACGAACCCCTCGCTGATCCTCAAATCCGGCCGCGACATCATCGAGGTCACCCGCGAAATCTGTGAAATGGTGACCGGCCCGGTCAGCGCCGAAGTGGTCGCCCTGGACGCGGACACCATGATCGCCGAGGGCCGCAAGCTGGCCGAGATCGCCGACAACATCACGATCAAGCTGCCGCTGACCTGGGACGGGCTGAAGGCCTGCAAGATCCTGTCGGGCGAAGGCCGGATGGTCAACGTCACGCTGTGCTTCTCGGCCAATCAGGCGCTGCTGGCGGCAAAGGCCGGGGCGACCTTCATCTCGCCCTTCATCGGCCGGCTGGACGACATCCACCTCGACGGCATGGACCTGATCCACGACATTCGCACGATCTATGACAACTACGGGTTCGAGACCAACATCCTCGCAGCCTCCATCCGGTCGGTGAACCACGTGCACGAATGCGCGCTCGCCGGGGCCGACGTGATGACCGCGCCGCCCGACGTGATCAAGAAGCTGGCATTCCACCCGCTGACCGACAAGGGTCTGGACCAGTTCACCAAGGACTGGGAAAAAACCGGTCAGAAAATCCTCTGA
- a CDS encoding DUF484 family protein, protein MSSSPKIDDALREAIISQPDVILDDTDVMQALIAANEKAMGGNIVDLRGIAMERLESRLDRLEDTHRSVIAAAYENLAGTNQIHRAILRMMDPVEFEPFLRDLGGEVADILRVDAVKLVLESVQNDSDPAVQRLGDVLSVAEPGFIDGYLTQGRGGAPRQVTLRGVQDGAERIYGEKSDWIRSEACLKLDFGAGRLPGLLVLGAEDPHMFGPQQGTDLLTFFAGVFERTMRRWLS, encoded by the coding sequence ATGAGCAGCAGCCCCAAGATTGACGACGCCCTGCGCGAGGCGATCATTTCGCAACCCGATGTGATCCTCGACGATACCGACGTGATGCAGGCACTGATCGCGGCGAACGAAAAGGCCATGGGCGGCAACATCGTCGACCTGCGCGGCATCGCGATGGAACGTCTGGAATCCCGGCTCGACCGGCTCGAGGACACGCACCGCAGCGTCATCGCCGCCGCCTACGAGAACCTTGCCGGGACCAACCAGATCCACCGCGCCATCCTGCGGATGATGGACCCGGTCGAATTCGAGCCATTCCTGCGCGATCTTGGCGGCGAAGTCGCCGATATCCTGCGCGTGGACGCGGTCAAGCTGGTGCTGGAATCCGTGCAGAACGACAGCGATCCGGCAGTTCAGCGGCTGGGAGACGTCCTGAGCGTGGCCGAGCCGGGTTTCATCGACGGCTACCTGACACAGGGCCGGGGCGGCGCACCGCGGCAGGTTACCCTGCGTGGCGTGCAGGACGGCGCCGAACGCATCTACGGCGAGAAATCCGACTGGATCCGGTCCGAGGCGTGCCTCAAGCTGGATTTCGGCGCGGGCCGCCTGCCGGGCCTGCTTGTCCTCGGGGCGGAGGATCCGCACATGTTCGGCCCGCAGCAGGGGACCGACCTGCTCACTTTCTTCGCCGGCGTGTTCGAGCGGACGATGCGCCGCTGGCTGTCTTGA
- a CDS encoding tyrosine recombinase XerC, whose product MRRGDAAVETGLISPAARDALATWLDQQRALHGAAENTVTAYRGDVADFLAFMTSHKAQTQGLGALAQITISDMRAWMARTRGPNVGPRSMARKLSAVKAFYRWLAEREGFEPTAVLSTRAPKFTKKLPRPLAVDAARAMIDCVELQSRHPWVAARDVAVLTLLWGCGLRISEALGLKGADAPLPDALRITGKGGKERVVPVLPAARAAVEDYLRACPYPREDTAPLFRAVRGGALGPRAISQVMSQARMQLGLPASATPHAMRHSFATHLLDAGGDLRAIQELLGHASLSTTQAYTAVDTARLLEVYNRAHPKAG is encoded by the coding sequence TTGAGGCGCGGCGACGCCGCGGTCGAGACCGGGCTGATCAGCCCGGCGGCGCGTGACGCGCTTGCCACATGGCTGGACCAGCAGCGCGCCCTTCACGGCGCGGCGGAGAACACGGTGACGGCCTATCGCGGGGACGTGGCCGATTTCCTGGCGTTCATGACCTCGCACAAGGCCCAGACCCAGGGCCTGGGCGCGCTGGCGCAGATCACGATTTCCGACATGCGCGCCTGGATGGCAAGAACGCGGGGGCCGAACGTCGGGCCCCGATCGATGGCGCGCAAGCTGTCGGCGGTCAAGGCGTTCTACCGCTGGCTGGCCGAGCGTGAGGGGTTCGAGCCGACGGCGGTCCTGTCGACGCGCGCGCCGAAATTCACCAAGAAACTTCCCCGTCCGCTTGCCGTGGATGCGGCGCGGGCGATGATCGACTGCGTCGAACTGCAGTCGCGCCACCCTTGGGTCGCGGCCCGCGACGTGGCTGTGCTGACGCTCCTGTGGGGATGCGGCCTGCGGATATCCGAGGCGCTGGGTCTCAAGGGCGCCGATGCGCCGCTTCCCGATGCGCTGCGCATCACCGGCAAGGGCGGCAAGGAACGGGTCGTGCCGGTCTTGCCGGCAGCCCGTGCAGCGGTCGAGGATTATCTCCGGGCCTGCCCGTACCCGCGCGAGGATACGGCACCCCTGTTTCGCGCGGTACGCGGCGGCGCACTGGGGCCGCGCGCGATTTCGCAGGTAATGTCACAGGCGCGGATGCAGCTTGGCCTGCCGGCCAGTGCGACACCGCACGCCATGCGCCACAGCTTTGCCACCCATCTGCTGGACGCGGGCGGCGATCTGCGCGCGATTCAGGAACTGCTGGGACACGCATCGCTTTCCACGACGCAGGCCTACACGGCCGTCGACACCGCGCGGCTGCTGGAGGTCTACAACCGGGCGCATCCCAAGGCGGGATAG
- the meaB gene encoding methylmalonyl Co-A mutase-associated GTPase MeaB produces the protein MDIDDLAIRIPAQDRRALARAITLVESGRADHRAEAAKLLAALPQDGEALRIGLSGTPGVGKSTFIESFGMMLTGMGKRVAVLAVDPSSSRSGGSILGDKTRMDQLSRDPNAFIRPSPSQTQLGGVARRTREAVRLCEAAGYDVVLIETVGVGQSETVVAEMSDLFVLLLAPAGGDELQGVKRGIMEMADVILINKADGELKAAATRTCADYAGALRLLRKRPQDPPDYPCAMTVSALEENGLDKAWQSLTDLAKWRRENGFWDRTRAAQARYWFMEDVKQRLLAQLSEAETKARLDALSDAVAAGEQDPSAAAQAFIEGLRR, from the coding sequence ATGGATATCGACGACCTCGCCATTCGCATTCCCGCGCAGGACCGCCGTGCGCTGGCGCGGGCGATCACACTGGTTGAATCGGGTCGTGCCGATCACCGGGCCGAGGCGGCAAAGCTGCTCGCGGCGCTGCCGCAGGACGGCGAAGCATTGCGCATCGGGCTTTCCGGAACACCGGGCGTGGGCAAGTCCACGTTCATCGAAAGCTTCGGCATGATGCTGACCGGCATGGGCAAGCGCGTGGCCGTTCTCGCGGTCGACCCGTCTTCGTCCCGTTCTGGCGGGTCGATCCTGGGCGACAAGACCCGCATGGACCAGCTCAGCCGCGATCCCAACGCCTTTATCCGCCCGTCGCCCAGCCAGACGCAGCTGGGGGGCGTGGCGCGCCGCACCCGGGAGGCCGTGCGCCTGTGCGAGGCGGCAGGCTATGACGTGGTGCTGATCGAAACCGTGGGCGTGGGCCAGTCGGAGACAGTGGTGGCCGAGATGTCGGACCTCTTCGTGCTGCTGCTGGCCCCGGCGGGGGGCGACGAATTGCAGGGGGTCAAGCGCGGCATCATGGAAATGGCCGACGTGATCCTCATCAACAAGGCCGATGGCGAGTTGAAGGCGGCGGCGACCCGGACCTGCGCGGACTATGCCGGGGCCCTGCGCCTGCTGCGCAAGCGACCGCAGGATCCCCCGGATTATCCCTGCGCCATGACGGTGTCCGCGCTGGAGGAAAACGGGCTCGACAAGGCGTGGCAATCCCTGACCGATCTCGCGAAGTGGCGGCGGGAAAACGGCTTCTGGGACCGCACCCGTGCCGCGCAGGCGCGGTACTGGTTCATGGAGGACGTCAAGCAGCGTCTGCTCGCGCAACTGTCCGAAGCCGAAACCAAGGCGCGGCTCGACGCGCTCAGCGATGCGGTTGCCGCGGGCGAGCAGGATCCCTCGGCGGCGGCACAGGCGTTCATCGAGGGACTGCGGCGGTAG